From one Cupriavidus sp. P-10 genomic stretch:
- a CDS encoding Bug family tripartite tricarboxylate transporter substrate binding protein — MTQGRRIFLKQTSALAAGIAAGPLAGLATGAHAAQPAWPTRPIRLVVPYTAGGSSDIIARLISKQLGEALGQSVVVDNKPGANGNVGAAMVAQATDNHTLMLCDIGALAISPSVYTKLSFNIAKDLKPVTMLAYSPHLLVVHPSVQVSNLKELVELSKRSQLNFAVTAIGSAPHLAGVAVEQATGAKWQYVPYKGGSQAIADTVGGSAQVLMNGMLATLPHVQSGKLKLIAQSKRTRMPLLQNVPTIAEQGVPNFESGTWQGVMAPASMPDALVTRLNAELIKIIRAPELRSQLVQQGAEVVTMTPAETGKFFVAEQARWAGVVKQAGIKLDA, encoded by the coding sequence ATGACCCAGGGACGCCGCATCTTCCTCAAGCAGACTTCCGCGCTGGCCGCGGGCATCGCCGCCGGCCCGCTGGCCGGCCTGGCCACCGGCGCGCACGCCGCGCAGCCCGCCTGGCCGACGCGCCCGATCCGCCTGGTGGTGCCGTACACCGCCGGCGGCTCGTCCGACATCATCGCGCGCCTGATCAGCAAGCAGCTGGGCGAGGCCCTGGGCCAGTCCGTGGTGGTCGACAACAAGCCGGGCGCCAACGGCAACGTGGGCGCGGCCATGGTTGCGCAGGCAACCGACAACCACACGCTGATGCTGTGCGATATCGGCGCGCTGGCGATCAGCCCGTCGGTCTATACCAAGCTCAGCTTCAATATCGCCAAGGATCTCAAGCCGGTGACGATGCTGGCCTATTCACCGCACCTGCTGGTGGTGCATCCGTCGGTGCAGGTCAGCAACCTGAAGGAACTGGTCGAGCTGTCCAAGCGCAGCCAGCTGAACTTTGCCGTGACCGCGATCGGCAGCGCGCCGCACCTGGCCGGCGTGGCGGTGGAACAGGCCACCGGCGCCAAGTGGCAGTACGTGCCGTACAAGGGCGGTTCGCAGGCGATTGCCGATACCGTTGGCGGCAGCGCGCAGGTGCTGATGAACGGCATGCTGGCCACGCTGCCGCATGTGCAGTCGGGCAAGCTCAAGCTGATCGCCCAGTCCAAGCGCACGCGCATGCCGCTGCTGCAGAACGTGCCGACCATTGCCGAGCAGGGCGTGCCCAACTTTGAGTCGGGCACTTGGCAGGGCGTGATGGCGCCGGCCAGCATGCCGGATGCGCTGGTGACGCGGCTGAACGCCGAGCTGATCAAGATCATCCGCGCGCCGGAGCTGCGTTCGCAACTGGTCCAGCAGGGCGCCGAGGTGGTGACGATGACGCCGGCGGAAACCGGCAAGTTCTTCGTTGCCGAGCAGGCGCGCTGGGCGGGCGTGGTGAAGCAGGCGGGGATCAAGCTGGACGCTTGA
- a CDS encoding aldehyde dehydrogenase (NADP(+)) encodes MHITGDMLIGAQAVRGAQSTLQAINPSTGEVLGPDFHGGGQADVERACALAEAAFDTYRNTSSEQRAAFLEAIAAGIEALGDTLIERAHQESGLPIARLQGERGRTAGQLRLFATVLREGRWQDATFDAALPERTPPRPDLRMQRIAVGPVAVFGASNFPLAFSVAGGDTASALAAGCPVVVKAHSAHLGTSELVGRVIQKAVQDAGLPEGVFSLLVGAGNVVGTALVSHPAIQAVGFTGSRSGGMALMQAANARPQPIPVYAEMSSINPVFLLPAALQARGAEIGRHLVDSLVLGVGQFCTNPGLVIGIEGPALDQFRTAALDALGGKPAATMLTPGIHAAYEKGVAQLSSLDGLQRIGDGVAATGVNQARPVIFETTAAQFLADHRMQAEVFGPSTVLVVCRDLEEMLALANQLEGQLTATMQLDDADLDAARRLLPVLERKAGRVLCNGYPTGVEVAYAMVHGGPFPATSDVRSTSVGATAIDRFLRPVCYQNLPQGLLPAALQG; translated from the coding sequence ATGCACATCACCGGCGACATGCTGATCGGCGCGCAAGCCGTGCGCGGCGCGCAATCGACGCTGCAGGCGATCAACCCCTCCACGGGTGAAGTCCTGGGCCCCGACTTCCACGGCGGCGGCCAGGCCGATGTAGAGCGCGCCTGCGCGCTGGCCGAAGCGGCCTTCGACACCTATCGCAATACCTCGTCCGAGCAGCGCGCGGCCTTCCTGGAAGCGATCGCCGCCGGCATCGAGGCGCTGGGCGACACGCTGATCGAGCGCGCGCACCAGGAAAGCGGCCTGCCGATCGCGCGCCTGCAGGGCGAGCGCGGCCGCACCGCCGGCCAGCTGCGCCTGTTCGCGACCGTGCTGCGCGAAGGCCGCTGGCAAGACGCCACCTTCGACGCCGCATTGCCCGAGCGCACCCCGCCGCGCCCCGACCTGCGCATGCAGCGCATCGCAGTCGGCCCGGTGGCGGTATTTGGCGCGAGCAACTTCCCGCTGGCCTTCTCGGTCGCGGGCGGCGACACCGCTTCCGCACTGGCCGCCGGCTGCCCGGTGGTGGTCAAGGCGCATTCGGCGCACCTGGGCACGTCCGAACTGGTTGGCCGCGTGATCCAGAAGGCCGTGCAGGACGCCGGCCTGCCGGAAGGCGTGTTCTCGCTGCTGGTCGGCGCGGGCAATGTCGTCGGCACGGCGCTGGTGTCGCATCCCGCGATCCAGGCGGTTGGCTTCACCGGTTCGCGTTCGGGCGGCATGGCACTGATGCAGGCGGCCAACGCGCGCCCGCAGCCGATTCCCGTGTACGCCGAGATGAGCAGCATCAACCCGGTGTTCCTGCTGCCCGCCGCGCTGCAGGCGCGCGGCGCCGAGATCGGCCGCCACCTGGTGGATTCGCTGGTGCTGGGCGTGGGTCAGTTCTGTACCAACCCCGGCCTGGTGATCGGCATCGAAGGCCCGGCGCTGGACCAGTTCCGCACCGCGGCACTCGACGCGCTGGGCGGCAAGCCGGCGGCCACCATGCTCACGCCGGGCATCCATGCCGCCTATGAAAAGGGCGTGGCGCAGCTGTCGTCGCTGGATGGCCTGCAGCGCATCGGCGACGGCGTGGCCGCCACGGGTGTCAACCAGGCCCGTCCGGTGATCTTCGAGACCACCGCCGCGCAGTTCCTGGCCGACCACCGCATGCAGGCCGAAGTGTTCGGCCCGTCGACCGTGCTGGTGGTATGCCGCGACCTGGAAGAGATGCTGGCGCTGGCCAACCAGCTCGAAGGCCAGCTCACCGCCACCATGCAGCTCGATGACGCCGACCTCGACGCCGCGCGCCGCCTGCTGCCGGTGCTGGAGCGCAAGGCCGGGCGCGTGCTGTGCAACGGCTATCCGACCGGCGTGGAAGTGGCGTATGCCATGGTGCATGGCGGGCCGTTCCCGGCGACGTCGGATGTGCGCTCGACCTCGGTCGGCGCCACGGCGATCGATCGCTTCCTGCGTCCGGTCTGCTACCAGAACCTGCCGCAAGGGTTGCTGCCGGCGGCGCTGCAGGGATAA
- the kdgD gene encoding 5-dehydro-4-deoxyglucarate dehydratase, protein MLAPNELKQIVSDGLLSFPITDFDAKGDFNAKSYADRLEWLAPYGATALFAAGGTGEFFSLTPADYTAVVDTAVKTCAGKVPILAGAGGPTRTAIAYAQEAQRLGAAGVLLLPHYLTEASQDGIAAHVEEVCKAVDIGVIVYNRANSKLNADQLTRLADRCPNLIGFKDGVGDIEAMVSIRRKLGDRFSYLGGLPTAEVYAAAYKALGVPVYSSAVFNFIPKTAMDFYRAIAADDQETVGRLIDNFFLPYLAIRNRKAGYAVSIVKAGARIVGRDGGPVRAPLTDLTGEEMEMLGTLINKLGPQ, encoded by the coding sequence ATGCTCGCACCCAACGAACTCAAGCAGATCGTCTCCGATGGCCTGCTGTCCTTTCCCATCACCGACTTCGACGCCAAGGGCGACTTCAACGCCAAGTCCTACGCTGATCGCCTGGAATGGCTGGCCCCGTATGGCGCCACCGCGCTGTTCGCCGCCGGCGGCACCGGCGAGTTCTTCTCGCTGACCCCGGCCGACTACACCGCCGTGGTCGACACCGCGGTCAAGACCTGCGCCGGCAAGGTGCCCATCCTGGCCGGCGCCGGTGGCCCGACCCGCACCGCCATCGCCTATGCGCAGGAAGCCCAGCGCCTGGGCGCCGCCGGCGTGCTGCTGCTGCCGCACTACCTGACCGAAGCCAGCCAGGACGGCATCGCCGCCCACGTGGAAGAAGTCTGCAAGGCGGTCGACATCGGCGTGATCGTCTACAACCGCGCCAACTCCAAGCTGAATGCCGACCAGCTGACCCGCCTGGCCGACCGTTGCCCCAACCTGATCGGCTTCAAGGACGGCGTGGGCGACATCGAGGCCATGGTCAGCATCCGCCGCAAGCTGGGCGACCGCTTCTCGTACCTGGGCGGCCTGCCCACGGCCGAGGTCTACGCCGCCGCCTACAAGGCGCTGGGCGTGCCGGTGTACTCGTCGGCGGTATTCAACTTCATCCCGAAGACCGCGATGGACTTCTACCGCGCCATCGCCGCGGACGACCAGGAGACCGTGGGCCGCCTGATCGACAACTTCTTCCTGCCGTACCTGGCCATCCGCAACCGCAAGGCCGGCTACGCCGTGAGCATCGTCAAGGCCGGCGCCCGCATCGTCGGCCGCGACGGCGGCCCGGTGCGCGCACCGCTGACCGACCTGACCGGCGAAGAAATGGAAATGCTGGGCACGCTGATCAACAAGCTCGGCCCGCAGTAA
- a CDS encoding DedA family protein/thiosulfate sulfurtransferase GlpE — MGELQALLENHGLMLVFLNVLVEQAGLPVPAYPMLFVAGALGMQETGPSIGAVLAAVIVACLIADTGWYFAGRRLGQPMLRTICKVSISPDSCIRQTQSLYLRVGPRSLVFAKLLPGAGALSTAMAGMTGTPLPVFLFYDAIGALVWAGSGLLIGVVFSDFIDAILEGFSTYGHMAVVTVVAAFLVFLAWRSWRRFRLLRITKRVPRMSVDELESRRVAGTLPVVIDVRAHGDMPMERIPGSMVLDMQGALDSLDALGVPPAEADIVVYCACPNEMSAALLAERLRVAGYPRTWALAGGFDEWKRRHGETVPPAVTHPDPGKVTAR, encoded by the coding sequence GTGGGAGAGTTACAAGCCTTGCTGGAAAACCACGGGCTGATGCTGGTGTTCCTGAACGTGCTGGTGGAACAGGCGGGCCTGCCGGTGCCGGCGTACCCGATGCTGTTCGTCGCCGGCGCGCTCGGCATGCAGGAAACCGGCCCGTCGATCGGCGCGGTGCTTGCCGCGGTGATCGTTGCCTGCCTGATCGCCGATACCGGCTGGTACTTCGCCGGCCGCCGGCTGGGGCAGCCGATGCTGCGCACCATCTGCAAGGTATCGATCTCGCCCGATTCCTGCATCCGCCAGACCCAGTCGCTGTACCTGCGCGTGGGGCCCCGCTCGCTGGTGTTCGCGAAACTGCTGCCCGGTGCCGGCGCGCTGTCCACCGCGATGGCGGGCATGACCGGCACGCCGCTGCCGGTGTTCCTGTTCTACGACGCGATCGGTGCGCTGGTGTGGGCCGGCAGCGGCCTGCTGATCGGCGTGGTGTTCAGCGACTTTATCGATGCCATCCTGGAGGGTTTCAGCACCTACGGACATATGGCCGTGGTGACGGTGGTGGCGGCGTTCCTGGTGTTCCTGGCGTGGCGCTCGTGGCGCCGCTTCCGGCTGCTGCGCATCACGAAGCGCGTGCCGCGCATGAGCGTGGATGAACTGGAATCGCGCCGCGTGGCCGGCACGCTGCCCGTCGTGATCGACGTGCGCGCCCATGGCGACATGCCGATGGAACGCATCCCCGGTTCGATGGTGCTCGACATGCAGGGCGCGCTCGACAGCCTCGACGCGCTGGGCGTGCCGCCCGCCGAGGCCGACATCGTGGTCTATTGCGCCTGCCCGAACGAGATGTCCGCGGCGCTGCTGGCCGAACGCCTGCGTGTTGCCGGCTATCCCAGGACCTGGGCGCTGGCCGGCGGCTTCGACGAATGGAAGCGGCGGCATGGCGAGACCGTACCGCCTGCCGTCACGCATCCCGATCCGGGCAAGGTGACGGCACGCTGA
- a CDS encoding DUF1177 domain-containing protein, protein MALQQTLVIHEALDSPHANGAVVSELFAPYAGAGVTVQVTTVNNAPPENTANTTDFITIVIPGSAGKRGGGKAPTLGVIGRNGAIGARPALVGLVSDADGPIGCLAVALKLAQMKARGDHLDGDVIVTTHLSTDVSMVPHDPVPFMGMPVSSDTMNDYQVLPEMDAILSIDASKGNSIIKHRGFAISPTAMQGYILRVAPDLVATMESTTGCPAVTFPISLQDITPYHNGLYHFNSIMQPHVATAAPVVGVAVTAQSVVSGSATSANHEIDIAEAVRFCVEVAKRFGVGKCQFFNAAEWEKIRAIYPDLSVFQTAGKR, encoded by the coding sequence ATGGCCCTGCAGCAGACGCTGGTCATTCACGAAGCCCTGGACAGCCCGCACGCCAACGGTGCGGTCGTCAGCGAACTGTTCGCGCCCTATGCCGGCGCCGGCGTGACCGTGCAAGTCACCACCGTGAACAACGCCCCACCCGAAAACACGGCCAATACCACCGACTTCATCACCATCGTGATCCCCGGCAGCGCCGGCAAGCGCGGCGGCGGCAAGGCGCCGACGCTGGGCGTGATCGGCCGCAACGGCGCCATCGGCGCGCGCCCGGCACTGGTGGGCCTGGTCTCCGACGCCGACGGCCCGATCGGCTGCCTGGCGGTGGCGCTGAAGCTGGCGCAGATGAAGGCGCGCGGCGACCACCTCGACGGCGACGTGATCGTGACCACGCACCTGTCGACCGATGTCTCGATGGTGCCGCACGACCCGGTGCCGTTCATGGGCATGCCGGTGTCCTCCGACACCATGAACGACTACCAGGTGCTGCCGGAAATGGACGCGATCCTGTCGATCGATGCGTCCAAGGGCAACAGCATCATCAAGCACCGCGGCTTTGCCATCTCGCCGACGGCGATGCAGGGCTACATCCTGCGCGTGGCGCCGGACCTGGTGGCAACGATGGAATCGACCACGGGCTGCCCGGCGGTGACCTTCCCGATCTCGCTGCAGGACATCACGCCGTACCACAACGGCCTGTACCACTTCAACAGCATCATGCAGCCGCACGTGGCCACGGCGGCCCCGGTGGTGGGTGTGGCCGTGACCGCGCAGTCGGTGGTGTCGGGCAGCGCCACCTCGGCCAACCACGAGATCGACATCGCCGAGGCGGTGCGCTTCTGCGTGGAGGTGGCCAAGCGCTTCGGCGTCGGCAAGTGCCAGTTCTTCAATGCCGCCGAGTGGGAAAAGATCCGCGCGATCTATCCGGACCTGTCGGTATTCCAGACCGCGGGCAAGCGCTGA
- a CDS encoding porin: protein MSQTLRRAVRLAFPVLLGLPAAAMAQSGVTLYGVIDTALTYQTHSNPAGDAQVGLQQGGEGFLSGSRFGLKGIEDLGGGVKAGFVLENGFLADTGRFDQQGQLFGRQAYVKIGNQWGELALGRQYTTANTMLYYVDPLGVGAAPSNSWMVYLTGQRYDNAVSYTGNFGPVSLIAEYALGETAGNTRATSSMSFGLKYAAGPITAIGDFQQTRDSQSRSANIYLAGLKAAVGRASLFANYIHSDRDAGFDSSKGGTDTATITSMSTAATPTNRAAINSVFGSSRHDDFFTLGASYAMTGNVTLTGSVMHNRTRADSFSGNRTTAYAVADYAFSKRTDTYLAVAYERVHGDWSGLFGNNTTNWTGGSGTPLDGRDSQATVMVGLRHQF, encoded by the coding sequence ATGAGCCAAACCCTTCGCCGCGCCGTTCGCCTGGCATTTCCCGTGCTGCTGGGCCTGCCGGCCGCCGCGATGGCGCAGTCCGGCGTGACGCTCTACGGCGTCATCGATACCGCGCTGACGTACCAGACCCATTCCAACCCCGCCGGCGATGCGCAGGTCGGCCTGCAGCAAGGCGGCGAAGGCTTCCTGTCGGGCAGCCGCTTCGGCCTGAAGGGCATCGAAGACCTCGGCGGCGGGGTAAAGGCCGGCTTCGTGCTGGAAAACGGCTTCCTCGCCGACACCGGCAGGTTCGACCAGCAGGGCCAGCTGTTCGGCCGCCAGGCGTACGTGAAGATCGGCAACCAGTGGGGCGAGCTGGCGCTGGGCCGGCAATACACCACGGCCAACACCATGCTGTATTACGTCGATCCGCTCGGTGTGGGCGCGGCGCCGTCGAACTCGTGGATGGTGTACCTGACCGGCCAGCGCTACGACAACGCCGTCAGCTACACCGGCAACTTCGGGCCGGTGTCGCTGATCGCCGAGTACGCGCTGGGCGAGACCGCGGGCAACACCCGGGCCACCTCGTCGATGTCGTTCGGCCTGAAATACGCAGCCGGCCCGATCACCGCGATCGGCGATTTCCAGCAGACCCGCGACAGCCAGAGCCGCTCCGCGAACATCTACCTGGCGGGCCTGAAAGCCGCGGTCGGCCGCGCCAGCCTGTTCGCCAACTACATCCACAGCGACCGCGACGCGGGCTTCGACTCGTCCAAGGGCGGCACCGATACGGCCACCATCACCAGCATGTCGACCGCGGCCACGCCGACCAACCGTGCAGCGATCAACTCGGTGTTCGGCAGCAGCCGCCACGATGACTTCTTCACGCTGGGCGCGAGCTACGCCATGACCGGCAACGTGACCCTGACCGGCAGCGTGATGCACAACCGCACCCGCGCCGACAGCTTCAGCGGCAACCGCACCACCGCGTATGCCGTGGCCGACTACGCCTTCAGCAAGCGCACCGACACCTACCTGGCAGTGGCCTACGAGCGCGTGCATGGCGACTGGTCGGGCCTGTTCGGCAACAACACCACCAACTGGACCGGCGGCAGCGGCACGCCGCTGGACGGGCGCGACAGCCAGGCCACGGTAATGGTCGGCCTGCGCCACCAGTTCTAA
- the pepE gene encoding dipeptidase PepE, with translation MTQRILLMSSSRKDNLGYLEHAGEQIHTLLKREPRKVLFVPFAGVTFSFDTYEGMVKPVFEKLGYALESIHHSADPLRAVQEAEAIAVGGGNTFALLKRMYDAGMVDAIRARVRAGTPYVGWSAGSNVACPTIRTTNDMPIVQPPSLRALGLVPFQINPHFISGKPAGHNGESREERLAEFLNINAPEQVFALPEGSALYSDGTTGTVLGERNALWFPAEGKVETLREGEPFPLSQITGPAGMQDWPGFAA, from the coding sequence ATGACCCAACGCATCCTCCTGATGAGCAGCTCGCGCAAGGACAACCTCGGCTACCTGGAGCACGCCGGCGAGCAGATCCACACGCTGCTGAAGCGCGAGCCGCGCAAGGTGCTGTTCGTGCCGTTCGCGGGCGTGACCTTCAGCTTCGATACCTATGAAGGCATGGTCAAGCCGGTGTTCGAGAAGCTCGGCTACGCGCTGGAGTCGATCCACCACAGCGCCGACCCGCTGCGCGCGGTGCAGGAAGCCGAGGCCATCGCCGTGGGCGGCGGCAATACCTTCGCGCTGCTCAAGCGCATGTATGACGCCGGCATGGTCGATGCGATCCGCGCCAGGGTGCGCGCGGGCACGCCGTATGTGGGCTGGAGCGCCGGCAGCAACGTGGCCTGCCCGACCATCCGCACCACCAACGACATGCCGATCGTGCAGCCGCCGTCGCTGCGCGCGCTGGGGCTGGTGCCGTTCCAGATCAACCCGCATTTCATCAGCGGCAAGCCTGCCGGCCACAACGGCGAAAGCCGCGAGGAGCGCCTGGCCGAGTTCCTGAACATCAATGCGCCGGAACAGGTGTTCGCGCTGCCGGAAGGTTCGGCGCTGTACTCGGACGGCACCACCGGCACCGTGCTGGGCGAGCGCAATGCGCTGTGGTTCCCGGCCGAAGGCAAGGTCGAGACCCTACGCGAGGGCGAGCCTTTCCCGCTGTCGCAGATCACCGGGCCTGCCGGCATGCAGGACTGGCCGGGCTTTGCAGCCTGA